Proteins co-encoded in one Microbacterium hydrocarbonoxydans genomic window:
- a CDS encoding dicarboxylate/amino acid:cation symporter — protein MSTTVRATKAPDTRGPVRKLLTSFGFQILAALVLGIAAGLIARQLGATGDEPNGLSATLDTIGSSYVTLLRTAVVPLIFTAIVASISNLRRVQNAARLAGQTLLWFAITAFIAVTIGIVLGLVIQPGSRAGDDLDPSAPYTVGTWWNFLLGLIPQNFLGLSVSTNPGAAEGTFSSSVNFNILQVIVIAVAVGIAALKAGKKAEPFLAFTESLLKVIQRVLWWIIRIAPIGTFGLIGAAVVEYGWEKLASLGWFAIAVYIGLALVLFVVYPVLVKTNGLSIRQYFSGVWPAVQLAFVSRSSIGTLPLTERVTERNLGVPRSYASFAVPFGATTKMDGCAAIYPAIAAIFVAQFFGIELTLVQYLLIVLVSVVGSAATAGTTGATVMLTLTLSTLGLPLEGVGLLLAIDPILDMGRTAVNVAGQALVPTIVAKREGILDEELYNAPREGLPFADDSADDDTDAEADAEAAAATSRNEPAGTR, from the coding sequence ATGAGCACCACCGTCCGCGCCACGAAGGCGCCAGACACCCGCGGTCCCGTCCGGAAGCTGCTGACCTCGTTCGGCTTCCAGATCCTCGCAGCCCTCGTCCTCGGCATCGCCGCCGGCTTGATCGCCCGCCAGCTCGGCGCGACCGGCGACGAGCCGAACGGCCTCTCGGCCACCCTCGACACGATCGGCAGCTCGTACGTCACGCTGCTGCGCACCGCCGTCGTGCCGCTGATCTTCACCGCGATCGTGGCGAGCATCTCGAACCTGCGGCGCGTGCAGAACGCCGCACGCCTGGCCGGTCAGACCCTGCTGTGGTTCGCGATCACCGCGTTCATCGCCGTGACCATCGGCATCGTGCTGGGACTCGTGATCCAGCCCGGATCGCGCGCCGGCGACGACCTCGACCCGAGCGCTCCCTACACGGTCGGCACCTGGTGGAACTTCCTCCTCGGACTGATCCCGCAGAACTTCCTCGGCCTCAGCGTCAGCACCAACCCCGGCGCGGCCGAGGGCACGTTCTCGTCGAGCGTGAACTTCAACATCCTGCAGGTCATCGTGATCGCGGTCGCCGTCGGCATCGCGGCGCTCAAGGCCGGCAAGAAGGCCGAGCCCTTCCTCGCGTTCACCGAATCACTGCTCAAGGTCATCCAGCGCGTGCTGTGGTGGATCATCCGCATCGCCCCGATCGGCACCTTCGGCCTGATCGGTGCCGCCGTCGTCGAGTACGGCTGGGAGAAGCTCGCGTCGCTCGGCTGGTTCGCGATCGCCGTGTACATCGGCCTCGCGCTCGTGCTCTTCGTGGTCTACCCGGTGCTCGTGAAGACCAACGGACTGTCGATCAGGCAGTACTTCTCGGGTGTCTGGCCCGCGGTGCAGCTGGCATTCGTCAGCCGCTCGTCGATCGGCACGCTGCCCCTCACCGAGCGTGTGACCGAGCGCAACCTCGGCGTGCCCCGCTCGTACGCCTCATTCGCCGTGCCGTTCGGCGCGACCACCAAGATGGACGGCTGCGCAGCGATCTACCCGGCCATCGCTGCGATCTTCGTCGCCCAGTTCTTCGGCATCGAGCTCACCCTCGTGCAGTACCTGCTGATCGTGCTCGTCTCGGTCGTCGGCTCTGCGGCGACCGCGGGCACCACCGGCGCGACCGTCATGCTCACTCTGACGCTGTCGACCCTCGGCCTGCCGCTCGAGGGTGTGGGCCTGCTGCTCGCGATCGACCCGATCCTCGACATGGGTCGCACCGCCGTCAACGTCGCGGGCCAGGCGCTCGTGCCCACCATCGTCGCGAAGCGCGAGGGCATCCTCGACGAGGAGCTCTACAACGCACCCCGCGAGGGCCTGCCGTTCGCCGACGACTCGGCCGACGACGACACGGATGCTGAAGCGGATGCCGAGGCAGCTGCCGCGACATCCCGGAACGAGCCGGCCGGCACCCGCTGA
- a CDS encoding DUF2975 domain-containing protein produces the protein MNTASEHTTGRSEKADAITVILFGAAAVVVTAISTVLRVLGTFRDQGIAWSIPIDEQPISATVDSGASSVEGIAQQAMVFATGVNAVSTAAIIWSLALWVLAPLVVIAAIMLVAWNFLRGRFFVRGNARAFDAIGWTLTLAPVLIVLLETMGRNGVLAAIGSGSGEPTHPIEFWSIVPLFATGVAVGLIAAAFRQGIRLQHEKAVLEDDTRGLV, from the coding sequence ATGAACACCGCGTCAGAGCACACGACGGGCCGGTCGGAGAAGGCGGATGCGATCACCGTGATCCTCTTCGGCGCCGCCGCCGTCGTCGTCACCGCGATCAGCACCGTGCTGCGCGTTCTCGGCACGTTCCGCGACCAGGGCATCGCCTGGTCGATCCCCATCGACGAGCAGCCGATCAGTGCGACCGTCGACTCAGGCGCCTCCTCGGTCGAGGGCATCGCGCAGCAGGCGATGGTGTTCGCCACGGGAGTGAATGCCGTCTCGACGGCGGCGATCATCTGGTCGCTCGCACTCTGGGTGCTCGCCCCCCTCGTCGTGATCGCCGCGATCATGCTCGTGGCGTGGAACTTCCTGCGCGGCCGCTTCTTCGTGCGGGGGAACGCCAGAGCGTTCGACGCGATCGGGTGGACGCTCACCCTCGCTCCCGTGCTCATCGTCCTGCTCGAGACCATGGGACGCAACGGAGTGCTCGCGGCGATCGGATCGGGCTCGGGAGAGCCCACGCATCCGATCGAGTTCTGGTCGATCGTGCCGCTCTTCGCGACCGGCGTGGCGGTGGGGCTGATCGCCGCCGCGTTCCGCCAGGGCATCCGCCTCCAGCACGAGAAGGCCGTGCTCGAGGACGACACCAGAGGCCTCGTATGA
- a CDS encoding helix-turn-helix transcriptional regulator: MTPAENDDELTGIHCRLDELLAERGMTLTELSARVGVSIVNLSVLKNDRARAIRYSTLRAICDALGCEVGDLLVLA, from the coding sequence ATGACTCCGGCCGAGAACGACGACGAGCTCACCGGCATCCACTGTCGTCTCGACGAGCTGCTCGCGGAACGCGGGATGACCCTGACCGAGCTCAGCGCACGCGTCGGCGTCAGCATCGTGAACCTGTCAGTCCTCAAGAACGACCGCGCGCGGGCGATCAGGTACTCGACGCTGCGCGCGATCTGCGATGCCCTCGGCTGCGAGGTCGGCGACCTGCTTGTACTCGCCTGA
- a CDS encoding sodium:proton antiporter, translated as MDAEIFYVLVGAVVVAAIARWRGWPAPLLVTVVALAASFLPFVPEVEIDGHLLLNLVLPPLLYSAALDVSFVGFKRSLPQIRRLGITLVLLTAVVVGLVAWWILPSLTLPGALLLGAIVAPPDAVSAAAIGRKLGLPRRIMTVLSGESLINDATSLTLYRVFAAIIAGATLTVWDGIWQFLLAVGVGVAVGLVFGIVLHQLRMRISDPVVIGTFGLLAPFGAYAIAEHLLGSGVLAVVAMGLYVGYNSPRTDYTTRQQEAPLWLSADLLLESFVFAYIGLQFPRVLSDLGGEEVGRILALSGVVLVVVLVVRPLYVYPANLWANFQDRRRLERWDRTVESGAFDERRRDSKRWKQYSAEELRSKIVRDRMAGLQLTWKDNAVISWAGMRGVVTLATALAAADLAALDTEPSHAIVVVAFVVTVGTLLLQGLTLPLLIRGLGIASDVDDHEDEQAIAEVKAKSREAGKAYLAEKRVEWEAKYGTVDIGVFDSFTKRMTRVEKDTDEAQQVEDAVARPSYDDLASLTRGWLQVRREILLAERDAGNLDEEVMRELMTAMDAEELALDTRAATRQPGRA; from the coding sequence ATGGATGCCGAGATCTTCTACGTGCTCGTCGGTGCTGTCGTCGTGGCGGCGATCGCCCGGTGGCGCGGATGGCCGGCACCCCTTCTCGTCACGGTGGTGGCGCTCGCGGCATCCTTCCTGCCCTTCGTTCCCGAGGTCGAGATCGACGGCCACCTGCTGCTGAACCTCGTGCTGCCGCCGCTGCTGTACTCGGCCGCGCTCGACGTCTCGTTCGTGGGCTTCAAGCGCAGCCTGCCGCAGATCCGACGACTCGGCATCACCCTCGTGCTGCTCACCGCCGTGGTGGTCGGGCTCGTGGCCTGGTGGATCCTTCCGTCGCTCACGCTGCCCGGCGCTCTGCTGCTCGGTGCCATCGTCGCCCCGCCCGACGCGGTCTCGGCCGCCGCGATCGGCCGCAAGCTCGGTCTGCCGCGCCGCATCATGACGGTGCTGTCGGGGGAGAGCCTGATCAACGACGCGACCTCGCTCACCCTCTACCGCGTGTTCGCGGCGATCATCGCCGGTGCCACATTGACGGTCTGGGACGGCATCTGGCAGTTCCTCCTCGCGGTCGGCGTCGGTGTGGCGGTCGGACTCGTGTTCGGCATCGTGCTGCACCAGCTGCGCATGCGCATCAGCGACCCGGTCGTGATCGGCACCTTCGGCCTGCTCGCACCCTTCGGCGCGTACGCGATCGCCGAGCACCTGCTGGGTTCGGGTGTGCTCGCCGTCGTCGCGATGGGCCTCTATGTCGGCTACAACTCCCCGCGCACCGACTACACGACCCGTCAGCAGGAGGCCCCGCTCTGGCTCTCGGCCGACCTGCTGCTCGAGAGCTTCGTGTTCGCCTACATCGGCCTGCAGTTCCCGCGCGTGCTCAGCGATCTCGGCGGCGAAGAAGTCGGACGCATCCTGGCACTGTCGGGCGTCGTGCTCGTCGTCGTGCTGGTCGTGCGCCCGCTCTATGTCTATCCGGCGAATCTCTGGGCGAACTTCCAAGACCGCAGGAGGCTCGAACGCTGGGACCGTACGGTCGAATCCGGCGCCTTCGACGAACGCCGCCGCGACTCGAAGCGCTGGAAGCAGTACAGCGCCGAAGAGCTGCGGTCCAAGATCGTGCGCGACCGCATGGCCGGCCTGCAGCTGACCTGGAAGGACAATGCCGTCATCTCGTGGGCGGGGATGCGCGGTGTCGTCACGCTGGCGACCGCGCTCGCCGCAGCAGACCTCGCCGCGCTCGACACCGAGCCCTCGCACGCGATCGTGGTCGTGGCCTTCGTCGTGACCGTGGGCACGCTGCTGCTGCAGGGGCTCACTCTGCCGCTGCTGATCAGAGGACTCGGCATCGCGAGCGACGTCGACGATCACGAAGACGAGCAGGCGATCGCCGAGGTCAAGGCCAAGAGTCGCGAGGCGGGCAAGGCGTATCTGGCCGAGAAGCGCGTCGAGTGGGAGGCGAAGTACGGCACCGTCGACATCGGGGTGTTCGATTCGTTCACGAAGCGCATGACCCGTGTCGAGAAGGACACCGACGAGGCTCAGCAGGTCGAGGACGCCGTCGCACGGCCGTCGTACGACGACCTCGCGTCCCTCACCCGCGGGTGGCTGCAGGTGCGCCGCGAGATACTGCTCGCCGAGCGCGATGCCGGCAACCTCGACGAAGAGGTCATGCGCGAGCTCATGACCGCGATGGATGCCGAAGAGCTGGCCCTCGACACGCGCGCAGCCACGCGTCAACCCGGGCGCGCGTAG
- a CDS encoding MerR family transcriptional regulator — MTDRDPSMPVYGIAVAAQLSGVPEASLRLFEAKGLVTPARSDGGTRRYSDDDLERIRRVTGLRVEGINIVGIRRVLDLEDENAGLRDELADDRP; from the coding sequence ATGACCGATCGCGATCCGAGCATGCCGGTGTACGGCATCGCCGTCGCCGCGCAGCTCAGCGGGGTCCCCGAGGCGAGCCTGAGACTCTTCGAGGCGAAGGGTCTGGTCACGCCCGCACGCAGCGACGGCGGCACCCGCCGCTACAGCGATGACGACCTCGAGCGCATCCGCCGGGTGACGGGGCTGCGGGTCGAGGGCATCAACATCGTCGGCATCCGACGCGTGCTCGATCTGGAGGACGAGAACGCCGGGCTCCGCGACGAGCTCGCCGACGACCGCCCCTGA
- a CDS encoding amino-acid N-acetyltransferase — MSDYIVRAARSADIVGIRALLQPMVEQRILLGKDLAVLYGAVQEFVVAEADGELIGCGALHVFWEDLGEVRTLMVRDDWLHHGVGGAIVEHLEQNARVLGLSRLFCLTFEIDFFGRRGYTPIGEQVVDPDVYSQLLRSGDAGVEEFLDLAHVKPNTLGNTRMIKSLN, encoded by the coding sequence GTGAGCGACTACATCGTCCGGGCGGCGCGCAGTGCCGACATCGTCGGCATCCGTGCCCTTCTGCAGCCGATGGTCGAGCAGCGCATCCTCCTCGGCAAGGATCTGGCGGTGCTCTACGGCGCCGTGCAGGAGTTCGTCGTCGCCGAGGCAGACGGAGAACTCATCGGATGCGGCGCGCTGCACGTGTTCTGGGAGGACCTGGGCGAGGTGCGCACCCTCATGGTGCGTGACGACTGGCTGCACCACGGCGTGGGTGGCGCGATCGTCGAGCACCTCGAGCAGAACGCCCGCGTGCTCGGTCTGAGTCGTCTCTTCTGCCTGACCTTCGAGATCGACTTCTTCGGCCGACGGGGGTATACGCCGATCGGCGAGCAGGTCGTCGACCCCGACGTGTACTCGCAGCTGCTGCGCAGTGGCGACGCCGGCGTCGAGGAGTTCCTCGACCTCGCGCACGTCAAGCCGAACACCCTGGGCAACACCAGGATGATCAAGAGCCTCAACTAA
- a CDS encoding DUF2975 domain-containing protein yields the protein MTTTKNRTLSRGDSGAMIGFCISGALIAAYITVFSIMRIIELARGVDVPVLVEFAGPATPVDVPLSTGGSVAADLDSATLTATELPAIGAVPGIIGQVLQIVTIVVVIGCLILLARRTLDGRVFSRRSTALVATAGMTGLLGFAAVRFFDNMLANAAVAVITDNGLDNALISVEPFTFILGAFVIALITTVFSIGDRLQREKTTLEDDTKGLV from the coding sequence ATGACAACGACGAAGAACCGCACGCTGTCTCGCGGAGACAGCGGCGCGATGATCGGCTTCTGCATCTCGGGAGCCCTGATCGCCGCCTACATCACCGTGTTCTCGATCATGCGGATCATCGAACTCGCCCGCGGCGTCGATGTTCCGGTGCTGGTCGAGTTCGCGGGCCCCGCCACCCCGGTCGACGTGCCGCTCAGCACGGGCGGCAGCGTCGCCGCCGACCTCGACAGCGCGACGCTGACCGCGACAGAGCTGCCCGCGATCGGAGCCGTGCCCGGGATCATCGGCCAAGTGCTGCAGATCGTCACGATCGTCGTCGTGATCGGCTGCCTGATCCTGCTCGCCCGACGCACCCTCGACGGCCGCGTGTTCAGCCGCCGCAGCACCGCCCTGGTGGCGACGGCCGGAATGACCGGTCTGCTGGGCTTCGCCGCGGTGCGCTTCTTCGACAACATGCTCGCGAACGCCGCGGTCGCCGTCATCACCGACAACGGCCTCGACAACGCCCTCATCAGCGTCGAGCCCTTCACCTTCATCCTCGGTGCGTTCGTCATCGCGCTCATCACCACTGTCTTCTCGATCGGCGACCGACTGCAGCGCGAGAAGACCACTCTCGAGGACGACACGAAGGGGCTCGTCTGA
- a CDS encoding dehydrogenase — MASKKAKSGKNKPAPEDFRSDALAQALEKQDIAAVALALRHGTTVVPLIKPGARDNPLDSGEVWTYRDPNSGDLALLLFSDAKNKPANLPPGVGIYSAEWLRAFLATHPITTVFLDIAGPHPMQASPEEILKALDA; from the coding sequence ATGGCATCGAAGAAGGCGAAGTCCGGCAAGAACAAGCCCGCGCCCGAGGACTTCCGGTCGGATGCTCTCGCGCAGGCGCTCGAGAAGCAGGATATCGCCGCGGTCGCTCTGGCGCTGCGCCACGGCACCACCGTCGTGCCGCTGATCAAGCCCGGCGCCCGCGACAACCCGCTCGACAGCGGAGAGGTGTGGACCTATCGCGACCCGAACTCCGGCGACCTCGCACTGCTGCTGTTCAGCGACGCGAAGAACAAGCCGGCGAATCTGCCGCCGGGCGTCGGGATCTACAGCGCGGAGTGGTTGCGGGCATTCCTCGCCACGCATCCGATCACGACTGTGTTCTTGGACATCGCGGGTCCGCATCCGATGCAGGCGTCGCCCGAAGAGATCCTCAAGGCGCTCGACGCCTGA
- a CDS encoding DUF2795 domain-containing protein, translating into MHTSPDLDRFLRSMEYPATRDDLLREAARDGLGHDDRAALAQLPEQSFSAAWHIRYRLTRRALTEEFAPSASAGLVAA; encoded by the coding sequence ATGCACACCTCCCCCGATCTCGACCGGTTCCTTCGCAGCATGGAGTACCCGGCGACCCGAGACGACCTGCTGCGTGAAGCAGCCCGCGACGGCCTCGGCCACGATGACCGCGCAGCCCTCGCACAGCTTCCCGAGCAGAGCTTCAGCGCCGCCTGGCACATCCGCTACCGCCTCACACGCCGCGCGCTGACCGAGGAGTTCGCGCCCTCGGCATCCGCTGGTCTCGTCGCGGCCTGA
- a CDS encoding Hsp20/alpha crystallin family protein, with protein MAMSLDPFSQLDRFAASVLDSVRAPRLMPVDLFRDGDRYVLHADLPGIDPGSIDVDLDGGQLTIRAQRTADGREGVRWLARERGAGSFLRQFTLGDGVDLDGISASYESGVLSVIIPVSERAKPRKIQVESIDSRQSITA; from the coding sequence ATGGCCATGTCACTCGATCCGTTCAGTCAGCTCGACCGCTTCGCCGCGAGCGTGCTGGACTCCGTCCGCGCACCGCGTCTCATGCCGGTGGACCTCTTCCGCGACGGCGACAGGTATGTCCTGCACGCCGACCTCCCCGGCATCGATCCGGGGTCGATCGACGTCGACCTCGACGGCGGGCAGCTCACGATCCGCGCCCAGCGCACGGCCGACGGCCGCGAAGGCGTGCGCTGGCTCGCCCGTGAGCGCGGAGCGGGCTCGTTCCTCCGCCAGTTCACGCTCGGCGACGGTGTCGACCTCGACGGGATCAGCGCCTCGTACGAGAGCGGCGTGCTGTCGGTGATCATCCCGGTGAGCGAGCGCGCGAAGCCACGCAAGATCCAGGTCGAGTCGATCGACAGCCGACAGTCGATCACCGCCTGA
- a CDS encoding ATP-dependent Clp protease ATP-binding subunit, translating into MFERFTDRARRVVVLAQEEAKMLNHNYIGTEHILLGLIHEGEGVAAKALESLGISLDAVREQVQDIIGQGQQQPTGHIPFTPRAKKVLELSLREALQLGHNYIGTEHILLGLIREGEGVAAQVLVKLGADLNKVRQQVIQLLSGAPGREPAAVGAQSNDTPSAQGGSQVLDQFGRNLTQAARDNKLDPVIGREKEIERVMQILSRRSKNNPVLIGEPGVGKTAVVEGLAQAIVKGDVPETLKDKQLYSLDLGSLIAGSRYRGDFEERLKKVTKEIRTRGDIIVFIDEIHTLVGAGAAEGAIDAASILKPLLARGELQTIGATTLDEYRKHFEKDAALERRFQSIQVNEPSLPHTINILKGLRDRYEAHHKVQITDGAIVAASNLADRYVSDRFLPDKAIDLIDEAGARLRLSILSSPPELREFDEKIAKVREQKELASEEQDFEKAASLRDEEKSLLAERLRLEKQWRSGDVATQAVVDEGLIAEVLAQATGIPVFKLTEEESSRLVFMEKALHQRVIGQEEAIAALSKTIRRQRAGLKDPKRPSGSFIFAGPTGVGKTELAKALAEFLFDDEAALISLDMSEFGEKHTVSRLFGAPPGFVGFEEGGQLTEKVRRKPFSVVLFDEIEKAHPDIFNSLLQILEEGRLTDGQGRVIDFKNTVIIMTTNLGARDIAGGPVGFQIEGVNSTNYERMKGKVNEELKRNFKPEFLNRVDDIIVFPQLSKEELVQIVDLFTKRLGERLLDRDMTIELSQAAKERLIEIGFDPALGARPLRRAMQHEVEDRLSEKILHGELNPGDHVKVDAKDGGFLFEHGPRGEKVAVGVNTGGAISGTPDLAVASGE; encoded by the coding sequence ATGTTCGAGAGATTCACGGACCGAGCCCGTCGAGTGGTCGTCCTCGCCCAAGAAGAGGCGAAGATGCTCAACCACAACTACATCGGCACCGAGCACATCCTGCTCGGCCTCATCCATGAGGGTGAGGGTGTCGCAGCCAAGGCGCTCGAAAGCCTCGGCATCTCCCTTGACGCCGTCCGCGAGCAGGTTCAGGACATCATCGGCCAGGGTCAGCAGCAGCCGACCGGCCACATCCCGTTCACGCCGCGCGCCAAGAAGGTGCTCGAGCTCAGCCTCCGCGAGGCGCTGCAGCTCGGCCACAACTACATCGGCACCGAGCACATCCTGCTCGGCCTCATCCGCGAGGGCGAGGGTGTCGCAGCCCAGGTGCTCGTGAAGCTGGGTGCCGACCTCAACAAGGTGCGTCAGCAGGTCATCCAGCTGCTCTCCGGTGCCCCCGGACGTGAGCCGGCTGCCGTCGGCGCGCAGTCGAACGACACCCCGAGCGCCCAGGGCGGCTCGCAGGTGCTCGACCAGTTCGGTCGCAACCTGACCCAGGCTGCACGCGACAACAAGCTCGACCCGGTCATCGGGCGCGAGAAGGAGATCGAGCGGGTCATGCAGATCCTGTCTCGCCGCTCCAAGAACAACCCGGTGCTGATCGGTGAGCCCGGCGTCGGCAAGACCGCGGTCGTCGAGGGACTCGCCCAGGCGATCGTCAAGGGCGATGTGCCCGAGACGCTGAAGGACAAGCAGCTCTACTCGCTCGACCTCGGCTCGCTCATCGCCGGTTCCCGCTACCGCGGTGACTTCGAAGAGCGCCTCAAGAAGGTCACCAAGGAGATCCGCACGCGCGGCGACATCATCGTCTTCATCGACGAGATCCACACCCTGGTGGGTGCGGGTGCCGCCGAGGGCGCGATCGACGCGGCCAGCATCCTCAAGCCGCTCCTCGCTCGTGGCGAGCTCCAGACCATCGGCGCCACCACGCTCGACGAGTACCGCAAGCACTTCGAGAAGGATGCCGCTCTCGAGCGCCGCTTCCAGTCGATCCAGGTGAACGAGCCGAGCCTTCCTCACACGATCAACATCCTCAAGGGGCTGCGCGATCGCTACGAGGCGCACCACAAGGTGCAGATCACCGACGGCGCGATCGTCGCGGCCTCGAACCTCGCCGACCGCTACGTCTCCGACCGGTTCCTGCCCGACAAGGCCATCGACCTGATCGACGAGGCCGGCGCCCGCCTGCGCCTCAGCATCCTGTCGAGCCCGCCCGAGCTGCGCGAATTCGACGAGAAGATCGCGAAGGTGCGTGAGCAGAAGGAGCTCGCCTCGGAAGAGCAGGACTTCGAGAAGGCCGCATCGCTGCGTGATGAGGAGAAGAGCCTCCTCGCGGAGCGCCTGCGCCTCGAGAAGCAGTGGCGTTCGGGCGACGTCGCGACCCAGGCGGTCGTCGACGAGGGTCTGATCGCCGAGGTGCTCGCACAGGCCACCGGCATCCCGGTCTTCAAGCTGACAGAGGAGGAGTCCTCGCGTCTCGTCTTCATGGAGAAGGCGCTGCACCAGCGCGTCATCGGTCAGGAAGAGGCCATCGCCGCGCTCTCCAAGACGATCCGTCGTCAGCGTGCAGGCCTCAAGGACCCGAAGCGCCCCTCGGGCTCGTTCATCTTCGCCGGCCCCACGGGCGTCGGAAAGACCGAGCTCGCCAAGGCGCTCGCCGAGTTCCTCTTCGACGACGAGGCTGCGCTGATCTCGCTCGACATGAGCGAGTTCGGTGAGAAGCACACCGTTTCGCGTCTGTTCGGTGCCCCTCCCGGATTCGTCGGATTCGAAGAGGGCGGCCAGCTCACCGAGAAGGTGCGCCGCAAGCCGTTCAGCGTGGTGCTGTTCGACGAGATCGAGAAGGCCCACCCGGACATCTTCAACTCGCTGCTGCAGATCCTCGAAGAGGGTCGACTGACCGATGGTCAGGGCCGCGTGATCGACTTCAAGAACACCGTCATCATCATGACCACCAACCTCGGTGCTCGTGACATCGCCGGTGGTCCGGTCGGATTCCAGATCGAGGGCGTCAACTCGACGAACTACGAGCGGATGAAGGGCAAGGTCAACGAAGAGCTCAAGCGCAACTTCAAGCCCGAGTTCCTCAACCGTGTCGACGACATCATCGTGTTCCCGCAGCTGTCGAAGGAAGAGCTCGTGCAGATCGTCGATCTGTTCACGAAGCGCCTCGGCGAGCGTCTGCTCGACCGCGACATGACGATCGAGCTCTCGCAGGCCGCCAAGGAGCGTCTCATCGAGATCGGGTTCGACCCGGCGCTCGGTGCCCGACCGCTGCGTCGCGCGATGCAGCACGAGGTCGAGGACCGTCTGTCCGAGAAGATCCTGCACGGTGAGCTGAACCCCGGCGACCACGTGAAGGTCGATGCGAAGGACGGCGGGTTCCTGTTCGAGCACGGCCCGCGCGGCGAGAAGGTCGCGGTCGGCGTCAACACCGGCGGAGCGATCTCCGGCACTCCCGACCTGGCGGTTGCCAGCGGGGAGTAG